One stretch of Synergistaceae bacterium DNA includes these proteins:
- a CDS encoding HDIG domain-containing protein, whose amino-acid sequence MNDSANLRHRGSASRRGPKKYGGSLLKGEGKSADYRSLSLLLLVAFALTVIFLKWFFEDRTSGFLPGEPSPRTYFALFPFKYTDDESTSILRARVGDTVAGVLVRDGAAMDRLISKIESMAAGDISGLSLSPGLTELINQYPEEPGKTILMESARLSRLYLDADSIAGGEIAWSPENIWREIEELSLPIEDANVVFQILDEILQPLVHIDADLTRSLREEIGSTLQPVERKVAPGDVIVDKGQIITDQAAGILEAQGYSMLSFPWKQILFALTTILLWPLWLATQTDREAPEVEPPWLYLSFIVGLSWIVEYVSSLFSVQGMGSLFLAGCSYLTLPAHSALQLVMVGGILGALVVSGFSTLHVLLVALMGIVSAFGGYFVLKDAHSRGRLWKQLFLLGLLQTGAGLALRLAFNLSLSAEILVPLVLGIAVWSSLVIAALPLFEDVFDVLSPLRLIELSHPSNPLLKRLQMEAPGTYHHSLMLGTLAETIADKLDMNANLLKAGAYFHDIGKLRRPEAFVENQMGGDNIHDELKPSLSALVIIAHVREGLELAQEYHLPRIIRSFIAEHHGTTALTYFLKKAESMGTPVPSDQFRYPGPRPQSKETGLLMLIDSVEAAVRSEFRAGADSVYDIGDTINRVVDAKIAEGQLDDVDFTLRDLSIIKETLLSSLRTMYHTRKVKEIKESAEQKTKDEKQEADVSEGSPSPRGQ is encoded by the coding sequence ATGAACGACAGCGCGAACCTCAGGCATAGAGGCTCGGCCTCTAGGCGCGGGCCCAAAAAATACGGAGGCTCACTGCTCAAGGGCGAAGGCAAGTCGGCGGACTATCGCTCCCTGTCGCTGCTTCTGCTCGTTGCCTTTGCGCTGACCGTAATATTTCTCAAATGGTTCTTCGAGGACAGGACCTCCGGCTTTCTTCCCGGAGAGCCCTCGCCCAGGACCTACTTCGCCCTCTTTCCATTCAAGTACACGGACGACGAGAGCACCTCGATCCTCCGCGCCCGCGTGGGGGACACTGTCGCAGGCGTGCTGGTGCGAGACGGCGCGGCCATGGACAGGCTCATCTCCAAGATCGAGTCCATGGCGGCGGGCGACATCTCCGGCCTTTCGCTCTCTCCCGGCCTGACCGAGCTGATAAACCAGTACCCGGAGGAGCCCGGGAAGACCATCCTCATGGAGAGCGCACGTCTCAGCCGCCTCTACCTAGACGCGGACTCGATCGCCGGGGGAGAGATCGCATGGTCGCCGGAGAACATCTGGAGGGAGATAGAGGAGCTCTCCCTGCCCATCGAGGACGCTAACGTCGTTTTCCAGATCCTCGACGAGATACTGCAGCCCCTTGTTCACATAGACGCGGACCTCACTCGCTCTCTCAGGGAGGAGATAGGCTCGACCCTGCAGCCTGTCGAAAGAAAAGTCGCCCCCGGAGACGTCATAGTGGACAAGGGGCAGATAATAACGGACCAGGCCGCCGGGATCCTGGAGGCGCAGGGCTACTCGATGCTCTCCTTCCCGTGGAAACAGATACTGTTTGCCCTTACGACAATACTCCTATGGCCTCTCTGGCTCGCCACTCAGACCGACAGAGAAGCCCCCGAGGTCGAACCGCCATGGCTCTACCTGTCGTTCATCGTCGGGTTGAGCTGGATAGTGGAATACGTCTCCTCTCTCTTCTCCGTCCAGGGAATGGGCAGCCTCTTCCTGGCAGGATGCTCCTACCTGACTCTGCCTGCTCACTCAGCTCTTCAGCTTGTCATGGTGGGTGGAATCCTCGGTGCTCTCGTCGTCTCCGGCTTCTCGACCCTGCACGTCCTGCTCGTGGCCCTGATGGGCATAGTCAGCGCCTTCGGAGGCTACTTCGTGCTGAAAGACGCTCATTCCAGGGGCAGGCTTTGGAAACAGCTCTTTCTACTTGGACTGCTTCAGACCGGTGCAGGACTTGCTCTCAGGCTGGCCTTCAATCTCTCCCTCTCGGCGGAGATACTGGTACCACTGGTGCTGGGAATCGCCGTCTGGAGCAGCCTGGTAATCGCCGCCCTGCCCCTGTTCGAGGACGTCTTCGACGTCCTGTCGCCCCTGCGCCTGATAGAGCTCAGCCACCCGTCGAACCCCCTTCTCAAGAGGCTTCAGATGGAGGCGCCGGGGACCTATCACCACTCGTTGATGCTTGGCACCCTGGCCGAGACGATAGCCGACAAGCTGGACATGAACGCCAATCTTCTGAAAGCGGGCGCTTACTTCCACGACATCGGCAAGCTGCGTCGCCCCGAGGCCTTCGTCGAGAACCAGATGGGCGGCGACAATATCCACGACGAGCTCAAGCCCTCTCTATCGGCCCTGGTCATCATAGCCCACGTCAGGGAGGGGCTTGAACTTGCGCAGGAATACCACCTGCCAAGGATCATACGCTCCTTCATAGCGGAGCACCATGGCACCACGGCCCTGACATACTTCCTCAAGAAGGCCGAGAGCATGGGCACACCCGTGCCGAGCGACCAGTTCCGCTACCCGGGACCGCGCCCCCAGAGCAAGGAGACGGGCCTTCTGATGCTGATAGACTCGGTCGAGGCCGCCGTCAGGTCCGAGTTCCGTGCCGGCGCGGATTCCGTGTACGACATCGGCGACACTATAAACAGGGTCGTGGACGCCAAGATAGCAGAGGGCCAGCTCGACGACGTGGACTTCACCCTCCGGGACCTATCGATCATCAAGGAGACATTGCTCTCATCGCTTAGGACGATGTATCATACCCGCAAGGTCAAGGAGATAAAAGAGTCGGCCGAACAAAAAACCAAAGATGAAAAACAGGAGGCAGATGTCAGTGAAGGTTCACCTTCGCCTCGAGGACAATGA
- a CDS encoding PhoH family protein codes for MRIDVINSKDEQGPFLRELSFADIETMYRFAGNGDENLSEIEQRYPVSLIVRGNKVAVRGPDEEAVEVAFRLLEQLHKIASRGHSLHLADVRYAMDMIAEKGSVDLAPLFSEVICTTARGKPIRSKTEGQRRYLEAVRNNDIVFAIGPAGTGKTFLAVCHAVALLKASAISRIVLVRPAVEAGESLGYLPGDLREKVEPYVRPLYDAFYDLLTPERFLRHVDKGVIEIAPLAYMRGRTLNDSFIILDEAQNTTPEQMKMFLTRLGFGSKAVITGDITQIDLPNGKKSGLIQVREILEGIQGIEFFNLTDSDVVRHEIVQKVVRAYERYERQREPQA; via the coding sequence ATGCGCATAGACGTGATAAACAGCAAGGACGAGCAAGGCCCGTTTCTCCGCGAGCTAAGCTTCGCGGACATCGAGACCATGTATCGTTTCGCGGGAAACGGAGACGAAAACCTCTCCGAGATAGAGCAGCGATACCCGGTCAGCCTGATCGTGAGAGGGAACAAGGTGGCCGTTCGCGGCCCTGACGAGGAGGCGGTCGAGGTTGCCTTCCGCCTCCTCGAGCAGCTTCACAAAATAGCCTCCAGGGGGCACTCGCTTCACCTGGCAGACGTTCGGTACGCCATGGACATGATAGCGGAAAAAGGCTCGGTCGATCTTGCCCCTCTCTTCTCCGAGGTCATCTGCACCACGGCGAGAGGAAAACCCATACGCTCCAAGACGGAGGGGCAGAGAAGATACCTGGAGGCGGTCAGAAACAACGACATAGTATTCGCCATCGGTCCCGCGGGAACGGGCAAGACCTTCCTTGCCGTCTGCCATGCAGTCGCCCTGTTGAAGGCCTCTGCAATCAGCAGGATCGTCCTCGTGAGGCCCGCGGTGGAGGCGGGGGAGAGCCTCGGCTACCTCCCGGGAGACCTCCGGGAAAAAGTGGAGCCGTACGTGCGTCCCCTCTACGACGCCTTTTACGACCTCCTGACCCCGGAGCGTTTCTTGCGTCACGTGGACAAGGGCGTCATAGAGATCGCTCCCCTGGCCTACATGAGGGGAAGGACCCTGAACGACAGCTTCATAATTCTGGACGAGGCGCAGAACACGACACCCGAGCAGATGAAGATGTTCCTCACCCGCCTCGGCTTCGGCTCGAAGGCTGTGATAACGGGGGACATAACCCAGATAGACCTGCCGAACGGCAAAAAGTCCGGCCTGATTCAGGTGAGAGAAATACTCGAGGGGATTCAGGGGATCGAATTCTTCAATCTCACCGATTCCGACGTGGTCAGGCACGAAATAGTACAGAAGGTGGTAAGGGCTTACGAGAGATATGAACGACAGCGCGAACCTCAGGCATAG
- a CDS encoding pyruvate carboxylase subunit B: protein MSAPNKKKKTEAASSKPSPSKRAKVEERQEKKEERKKTEKKAEPGRRAGITDTTLRDAHQSLMATRMRVEDMTGIIEQMDEVGFHSMEVWGGATYDSCMRFLDEDPWERLRSMRRLFKKTKLQMLLRGQNVVGYRHYADDTIREFVKRAIGNGLDIIRVFDALNDLRNMEVAADQVKKEGAHLQLAFSFTLSPVHSLESFGKLAKDMKSMGADSICIKDMAGIISPVETAALVRTIKQETDLPLHIHSHYTSGMASMAYYAGLEAGADVVDCAISPFALGTSQPPVESMVAALRGGELDTGIELEKLLPVAMHFKKVREKYSDIFIDLGGVDINVLLYQIPGGMYSNLVSQLKEQKAIARLPEVLEEVPRVRKEMGYPPLVTPTSQLVGTQATLNVLMGERWKVVPSEVKSYFRGEYGKPPAEVDPEIRKKVVGDAVPITRRPAELIEPELDKARKAIAPWMLQPEDVLSYVLFPVIAKDFLVKKFAREMKIDVGVAELVDGVGYPV, encoded by the coding sequence ATGAGTGCCCCGAACAAAAAAAAGAAGACCGAAGCGGCTTCGTCGAAGCCGTCCCCCTCCAAGAGGGCGAAGGTCGAGGAGAGACAGGAGAAAAAAGAAGAGCGAAAGAAGACAGAAAAAAAGGCAGAGCCCGGCAGAAGGGCCGGCATAACCGACACCACCCTCCGCGACGCGCACCAGTCGCTCATGGCCACTCGAATGAGAGTGGAGGACATGACCGGCATAATCGAACAGATGGACGAGGTCGGGTTTCACTCGATGGAGGTGTGGGGCGGCGCGACGTACGACAGCTGCATGCGCTTCCTCGACGAGGACCCGTGGGAGAGACTTCGCTCGATGCGCAGACTCTTTAAAAAGACGAAGCTCCAGATGCTGCTCCGCGGCCAGAACGTAGTCGGCTACCGCCACTACGCCGACGACACAATCCGTGAGTTTGTCAAGAGGGCCATCGGCAACGGGCTGGACATAATAAGGGTCTTCGATGCCCTCAACGACCTTCGCAACATGGAGGTCGCAGCGGACCAGGTCAAGAAAGAGGGAGCGCACCTTCAGCTGGCATTCTCGTTCACCCTCTCGCCCGTGCATTCGCTGGAGTCGTTCGGCAAGCTGGCAAAGGACATGAAGTCCATGGGCGCCGACTCGATATGCATCAAGGACATGGCGGGGATTATCAGCCCGGTGGAGACCGCGGCCCTGGTCAGGACGATTAAGCAGGAGACAGACCTGCCCTTGCATATACACTCCCACTACACCAGCGGGATGGCCTCCATGGCTTACTACGCCGGCCTCGAGGCGGGAGCGGACGTGGTTGACTGCGCCATCTCCCCCTTCGCCCTCGGCACGAGTCAGCCTCCAGTGGAGTCGATGGTGGCGGCCCTCAGGGGAGGAGAGCTGGACACGGGAATCGAGCTCGAGAAGCTCCTCCCCGTGGCGATGCACTTTAAAAAAGTGCGCGAAAAATACTCCGACATCTTCATCGACCTCGGCGGAGTGGACATCAACGTGCTCCTCTACCAGATCCCCGGAGGGATGTACTCGAACCTGGTGAGCCAGCTCAAAGAACAGAAGGCCATTGCCAGGCTTCCCGAGGTGCTAGAGGAGGTCCCAAGAGTGCGCAAGGAGATGGGATACCCGCCCCTTGTGACTCCGACGAGCCAGCTGGTGGGCACCCAGGCCACTCTGAACGTCCTGATGGGAGAGAGGTGGAAGGTAGTCCCCAGCGAGGTGAAGAGCTACTTCCGTGGAGAATACGGCAAGCCGCCCGCGGAAGTCGACCCGGAGATACGGAAGAAGGTCGTCGGCGACGCGGTCCCGATAACCCGCAGGCCCGCCGAGCTGATCGAGCCCGAGCTCGACAAGGCCAGGAAGGCAATCGCGCCCTGGATGCTCCAGCCCGAGGACGTGCTCAGCTATGTCCTGTTCCCCGTGATCGCAAAGGACTTCCTCGTGAAGAAGTTCGCCAGGGAGATGAAAATCGACGTGGGGGTCGCGGAGCTGGTCGACGGGGTGGGATACCCGGTATAG
- the mazG gene encoding nucleoside triphosphate pyrophosphohydrolase: MAEKGYQEAFGGLVEVMARLRAEDGCPWDREQTMESLRTYIVEEAYELVDAISTGETPDIVEEAGDLLLQVVFLARIGEEEGTFSIGDVIQGLVDKMTRRHPHVFSDWSAETSGQVLRKWEEIKGLEKKGKKKDTSLLAGVPEGLPPLAKAARIQSKAAHVGFDWEKGDLDPIYDKIEEELSEVRDAVGEGDIDLLEEEIGDLIFAAVNLARHLDVNPDSALGKANKKFTERFRIVESMVRETGRPWDSFSLGALDGLWEEAKRRIGRT, encoded by the coding sequence ATGGCTGAAAAAGGATACCAGGAGGCTTTCGGGGGGCTGGTCGAGGTAATGGCGCGCCTGCGCGCGGAGGACGGCTGCCCCTGGGACAGGGAACAGACTATGGAGAGCCTAAGGACTTACATAGTCGAGGAGGCGTACGAGCTGGTGGATGCCATCTCGACCGGCGAGACACCGGACATAGTGGAGGAGGCGGGCGACCTCCTGCTCCAGGTGGTCTTCCTCGCCAGAATAGGCGAGGAGGAGGGGACCTTCTCAATCGGTGATGTAATACAGGGGCTGGTGGACAAGATGACCAGGCGCCACCCTCACGTCTTCTCCGACTGGTCGGCGGAGACAAGCGGCCAGGTCCTCCGGAAATGGGAGGAGATCAAGGGCCTGGAGAAGAAGGGCAAGAAAAAGGACACATCCCTGCTGGCAGGCGTCCCGGAGGGACTTCCCCCTCTGGCCAAAGCGGCACGCATACAGTCGAAGGCCGCTCATGTCGGCTTCGACTGGGAAAAAGGCGACCTCGATCCAATATACGACAAGATCGAGGAGGAGCTGTCGGAGGTGAGAGACGCCGTCGGGGAGGGAGACATCGATCTGCTTGAAGAGGAGATCGGAGACCTCATTTTTGCGGCGGTAAACCTCGCTAGGCATCTCGACGTAAACCCCGATTCGGCCCTTGGAAAGGCGAACAAGAAATTCACCGAGCGGTTCAGGATAGTAGAGTCGATGGTCCGGGAGACAGGCCGTCCCTGGGACAGTTTCTCGCTCGGTGCGTTGGACGGACTCTGGGAAGAGGCGAAAAGGCGCATCGGTAGAACCTAG
- a CDS encoding DEAD/DEAH box helicase — protein sequence MNISSDRRHNTVWDIGSALWRQGAPIHLSLDGAARCWICRAPRAPAVAVFPDSKQSSTFFDDWNSLFPEAPATLLVETPLTNQGIENKALALQRGETILRWREDGGILVTTGRGLLSPVSRGTGEILLMTGREYRRSSFLDWLVHAGYVRSDLVWAPGQFVLRGCILDIFDPSYAHPVRLEFFDDTLESIRSFSPRTQKSVGVLDELSIHSTSTVRETAIADYFGDDTLFLLFDPVRIESGAMKYEMIWKELASVHGGPPLISWQDLMFRLASGLMLRITDAAAMAREKLAIEEVPLFKGNLDRFRWMCETWKNDGYHIRLFTENPRLASIFEEDVQVIPGSLSKGFADPVMRVINLSDVELSGVTRRRSSAVHFVPPQEWSDQLADGRLLMHEEYGLCVFRGAEEVKISGESVDSLILEFADNKRLFLPALLMHKITPLAEQMDGEVRLDSLKGTRWKKSVQKTRERVEQEVRSLLELYAKRELVEGFAFPGRDDLFDQFEESFPHPETKDQLTAITEILDDMERPYPMDRLLVGDVGYGKTEVALRAAFRAAQAGKQTAFLVPTTILAQQHYLTFTARLTGFPVTVGILSRFLTKKEQNEVIRKLSTGAIDILIGTIRMLKDDVIFKDLGLLIVDEEHRFGVMSKERIKQAKEDIDVLMLSATPIPRTLALSLKGLRNFSVINEAPGDRIPVMTSAAPWSESLVRKAISSEIERGGQVFYVANRISGMEKKLATLRRLFPDVVIAMAHGRMREQDLEETMTHFFSGHVKILLCTTIIESGLDIPNANTIIIEDCHELGLAQMYQLRGRVGRRDEAAFAYFLYPPEKPLTRETLDRLDAITSLDNEGAGYNLAMQDLRIRGGGELIGTTQHGKGARKTDSILYYSLLEEEIGKLQGKAPSNASVSVEIPCFVPSFYIPQESVRIALYRRLLRVSSVAELDDMAKESRDRFGDLPESLENLFSVSFLRSKGGLYGILSVACTRMDTTIAGGGPLFDHLATSKRWIPRNRALTGPGGGTGLKDLLSGIRHLKRVL from the coding sequence ATGAACATTTCCTCAGACAGAAGACATAACACGGTATGGGACATCGGGAGCGCCCTGTGGCGGCAGGGTGCCCCGATTCACCTCTCGCTCGACGGCGCGGCCCGGTGCTGGATCTGCAGGGCGCCGCGAGCGCCTGCTGTTGCCGTCTTCCCGGACTCAAAACAGTCGTCCACCTTCTTCGACGACTGGAACTCTCTTTTCCCCGAGGCGCCCGCCACACTGCTCGTGGAGACCCCCCTGACGAATCAAGGAATCGAAAACAAAGCCCTTGCCCTTCAACGAGGAGAGACCATCCTGCGCTGGAGGGAGGACGGAGGAATTCTCGTTACCACCGGACGGGGACTCCTGTCTCCCGTGTCCAGGGGGACGGGGGAGATACTCCTGATGACAGGCCGAGAGTACAGGCGCAGCTCCTTTCTGGACTGGCTTGTCCACGCTGGTTACGTCCGCTCTGACCTAGTCTGGGCGCCGGGACAGTTCGTCCTTCGCGGATGCATACTGGACATCTTCGATCCTTCGTACGCCCACCCGGTGAGGCTTGAGTTCTTCGACGACACGCTGGAGAGCATAAGAAGCTTCTCCCCGAGAACTCAGAAGAGTGTGGGAGTGCTGGACGAGCTCAGCATCCACTCCACATCTACTGTCCGCGAGACAGCGATAGCGGACTATTTTGGCGACGACACTCTCTTTCTCCTCTTCGACCCGGTCAGGATAGAGTCGGGAGCCATGAAGTACGAGATGATATGGAAGGAGCTTGCCTCCGTTCACGGGGGTCCCCCGCTCATCTCCTGGCAGGATCTCATGTTCAGGCTGGCGTCCGGCTTGATGCTGCGCATCACCGATGCTGCCGCCATGGCGAGGGAAAAACTGGCCATCGAGGAGGTCCCCCTCTTCAAGGGCAACCTGGATCGTTTCAGGTGGATGTGCGAGACATGGAAAAACGACGGCTACCACATCAGGCTTTTTACTGAGAATCCCCGCCTCGCTTCAATCTTCGAGGAGGACGTCCAGGTCATCCCCGGCTCACTGTCAAAGGGCTTCGCGGACCCTGTGATGAGGGTGATCAACCTGTCCGACGTCGAACTCTCGGGCGTCACGCGGCGTCGATCCTCCGCCGTACACTTCGTCCCGCCGCAGGAATGGAGCGACCAGCTCGCCGACGGCCGCCTGCTGATGCACGAGGAATACGGTCTCTGCGTCTTCAGGGGCGCCGAGGAGGTCAAGATCTCCGGCGAGTCCGTGGACAGCCTGATCCTGGAGTTCGCGGACAACAAGCGTCTCTTCCTGCCCGCGCTCCTCATGCACAAGATCACGCCGCTTGCGGAGCAGATGGACGGCGAGGTCAGGCTTGACTCCCTTAAGGGCACGAGATGGAAGAAGAGCGTACAGAAGACCAGGGAGAGGGTGGAGCAGGAGGTGCGTTCTCTGCTGGAACTTTACGCGAAACGCGAGCTGGTGGAGGGCTTCGCGTTCCCCGGCAGGGACGACCTGTTCGACCAATTCGAGGAGTCCTTCCCCCACCCGGAGACGAAGGACCAGCTGACCGCCATAACCGAGATCCTGGACGACATGGAGCGGCCATATCCCATGGACCGGCTGCTGGTGGGCGACGTCGGCTACGGAAAGACCGAAGTGGCCCTCAGGGCGGCCTTCCGCGCGGCGCAGGCGGGCAAGCAGACCGCCTTTCTCGTGCCCACGACGATCCTGGCTCAGCAGCACTACCTCACCTTCACGGCCAGGCTGACCGGCTTCCCCGTCACGGTCGGCATCCTGTCCCGCTTCCTGACCAAAAAGGAGCAGAACGAGGTGATACGCAAGCTCTCCACAGGCGCGATAGACATACTTATCGGCACAATAAGAATGCTGAAGGACGACGTGATCTTCAAGGACCTCGGCCTCCTGATAGTCGACGAGGAGCACAGGTTCGGAGTCATGTCCAAGGAGAGGATAAAGCAGGCGAAGGAGGACATAGACGTACTCATGCTCTCCGCCACTCCCATACCGCGCACCCTCGCCCTGTCGCTTAAAGGCCTGAGAAACTTCTCGGTGATCAACGAGGCCCCGGGAGACAGGATTCCCGTGATGACCTCGGCCGCGCCCTGGAGCGAATCGCTCGTCAGGAAGGCCATCTCGTCGGAGATCGAGAGGGGAGGGCAGGTCTTCTACGTGGCAAACCGCATCTCGGGCATGGAGAAAAAGCTCGCCACCCTCAGGCGGCTCTTCCCGGACGTAGTCATTGCCATGGCTCACGGAAGGATGAGGGAACAGGACCTGGAGGAGACCATGACGCACTTCTTCAGCGGCCATGTGAAGATCCTCCTGTGCACCACGATAATCGAGAGCGGTCTGGACATTCCGAACGCGAACACGATCATAATCGAGGACTGTCACGAGCTTGGACTGGCCCAGATGTACCAGCTCAGGGGCCGTGTCGGCAGGAGGGACGAGGCCGCGTTCGCCTACTTCCTCTATCCGCCGGAAAAACCACTGACCCGGGAGACGCTGGACAGACTTGACGCCATAACGTCGCTTGACAATGAGGGAGCCGGGTATAACCTCGCGATGCAGGATCTGCGCATCAGGGGCGGAGGGGAGCTCATCGGGACGACTCAGCACGGAAAAGGCGCGCGAAAAACGGACTCGATCCTCTACTATTCACTGCTGGAGGAGGAGATCGGCAAGCTCCAGGGAAAGGCACCGTCCAACGCCTCCGTCTCTGTGGAGATTCCCTGCTTCGTGCCCTCCTTCTACATACCGCAGGAGAGCGTCAGGATAGCCCTGTACAGGAGGCTTCTTCGAGTCTCCAGCGTGGCGGAGCTCGACGACATGGCGAAGGAGTCCAGGGACAGGTTCGGGGATCTGCCGGAGAGCCTCGAAAACTTGTTTTCCGTATCTTTTCTCCGTTCAAAGGGCGGTTTATATGGTATCTTGTCCGTAGCGTGCACGAGAATGGACACGACGATCGCGGGAGGGGGCCCCCTGTTCGACCACCTGGCGACCTCCAAGCGGTGGATTCCGAGAAACAGAGCTCTCACGGGTCCGGGAGGTGGAACGGGGCTCAAGGACCTTCTCTCGGGGATTAGACATTTAAAGCGGGTGCTGTAG
- a CDS encoding aminoacyl-tRNA hydrolase, whose protein sequence is MVAGLGNPGPEYVFSRHNAGWLVIDHIQNRLSCGVPRMQFSSMSWSFFHEGEKVFLLKPLTYMNLSGRSVVEAAEYLDVPWENVLVIYDDVDLPFGRLRMRAKGGAGGHKGMLSVIGRAGTAKIPRLRIGIGAAPDRQGMVSWVLGGFNEEERKTLPSLLDRAAEAVESWINDGTDRTMNLVNASR, encoded by the coding sequence ATAGTCGCCGGCCTGGGCAACCCTGGCCCCGAGTATGTATTCTCGCGCCATAATGCGGGGTGGCTGGTCATAGACCACATTCAAAACCGCCTCTCCTGCGGCGTCCCCAGAATGCAGTTCTCCTCCATGTCATGGTCCTTTTTTCACGAGGGGGAGAAGGTCTTCCTGCTGAAACCGCTGACATACATGAACCTCAGCGGCAGGTCGGTCGTGGAGGCCGCCGAATATCTCGACGTGCCCTGGGAGAACGTGCTCGTCATATACGACGACGTCGACCTTCCGTTCGGCAGACTCAGAATGAGGGCCAAGGGCGGAGCAGGCGGACACAAGGGCATGCTTTCCGTCATCGGCAGAGCCGGAACCGCTAAAATTCCGCGCCTGAGAATCGGCATAGGCGCCGCCCCCGACAGGCAGGGCATGGTCTCATGGGTACTGGGCGGCTTCAACGAAGAGGAGCGAAAAACGCTCCCATCGCTTCTTGACAGGGCCGCCGAGGCCGTGGAGAGTTGGATAAATGACGGAACGGACAGGACGATGAACCTGGTGAACGCTTCCCGTTGA
- a CDS encoding 50S ribosomal protein L25, whose amino-acid sequence MSNAISITLEERKESGKIACKKLRPAGYTPCVFYGPEYKDSIPAKVKTEDVAKLIKAGGWETVTLNATLPDGKQEMCLMREVQKNFLDDSLLHIDFMQLVKGRKINVNVPVQIVGRETCEGAKQGGLIDHILREISMEVLPGRIPDMITVDVSDLGLGDQLFVRDLDLPSDASLLVDEDEMVVAVMVPRGVTDEEAEEEAIAEDEEEREVEVVAKGKAKDEEEE is encoded by the coding sequence ATGTCGAATGCTATCAGCATAACACTGGAAGAGCGCAAGGAATCGGGAAAAATCGCCTGCAAGAAGCTCCGCCCGGCAGGATACACCCCCTGCGTCTTCTACGGCCCGGAGTACAAGGACTCCATTCCCGCCAAGGTCAAAACCGAGGATGTCGCGAAGTTGATAAAGGCAGGCGGCTGGGAGACCGTCACCCTCAACGCAACGCTGCCCGACGGCAAGCAGGAGATGTGCCTGATGCGCGAGGTTCAAAAGAACTTCCTCGACGACTCTCTTCTGCACATCGACTTCATGCAGCTGGTCAAAGGTCGCAAGATCAACGTCAACGTGCCCGTTCAGATCGTCGGACGCGAGACATGCGAGGGCGCAAAGCAGGGAGGCCTCATCGACCACATCCTGCGCGAGATCTCAATGGAGGTCCTTCCGGGCAGAATTCCCGACATGATCACAGTGGACGTATCCGATCTCGGGCTCGGCGACCAGCTGTTCGTGCGAGACCTAGACCTACCTTCGGACGCTTCGCTTCTTGTGGATGAAGACGAGATGGTCGTGGCGGTAATGGTGCCACGCGGCGTGACCGACGAGGAGGCCGAGGAGGAGGCAATCGCCGAGGACGAGGAAGAGAGAGAAGTGGAAGTAGTCGCAAAGGGCAAGGCGAAGGACGAGGAAGAGGAATAG
- a CDS encoding ribose-phosphate pyrophosphokinase: MRSFGHELTVFSGTAHPAFAKRICSELGIEQSKAKHYRFSDGEIGLSIEESVRGADVFVVQPTCNPVNENLVELLIMIDALRRASSFRINVVIPYFGYARQDRKTKPRDPISAKLIANLLTEAGATRVISADLHAGQLQGFFDIPVDNLTGIALLARYFKEILSRSVIATPVVVAPDVGGVVRARKFAGMLKTDLAVVDKRRSHEVANLCEVMDVIGDVDGKTAILVDDIIDTAGTICNAAALLKERGAVKVYACATHGVLSGPALERLEYSEIDEVVLTDTIPLPESKKSAKIVQLSIAPLFAEVILRIHNDRSVSSLFD; the protein is encoded by the coding sequence ATGAGGTCTTTCGGGCATGAGTTGACAGTCTTTTCCGGAACCGCCCACCCCGCCTTTGCAAAAAGAATCTGCAGCGAGCTGGGAATAGAGCAGTCCAAGGCGAAGCACTACCGTTTCTCCGACGGAGAGATAGGGCTCTCCATAGAGGAGAGCGTGCGCGGCGCCGATGTGTTCGTCGTCCAGCCCACGTGCAATCCCGTCAACGAAAACCTGGTCGAGCTCCTGATAATGATAGACGCGCTGAGGCGGGCGTCCTCGTTCAGGATAAACGTCGTCATCCCCTACTTCGGCTACGCCCGCCAGGACAGGAAGACAAAGCCCAGGGACCCGATCTCGGCCAAGCTGATCGCAAACCTGCTGACGGAGGCCGGGGCGACCAGGGTGATCTCCGCCGACCTGCACGCAGGCCAGCTGCAGGGTTTTTTCGACATCCCGGTTGACAACCTTACCGGAATTGCCCTCCTGGCGAGGTATTTCAAAGAGATCCTATCCAGGTCCGTTATTGCTACGCCCGTGGTCGTGGCACCGGACGTGGGCGGAGTTGTCCGCGCCAGGAAGTTCGCCGGAATGCTGAAGACGGACCTCGCGGTTGTCGACAAAAGAAGATCTCACGAGGTGGCCAACCTCTGCGAAGTCATGGACGTCATCGGGGACGTCGACGGAAAGACGGCCATACTGGTGGACGATATAATCGATACGGCGGGGACGATCTGCAACGCCGCCGCCCTTCTCAAGGAGAGAGGCGCGGTCAAGGTCTACGCCTGCGCGACCCACGGAGTGCTCTCCGGGCCGGCCCTGGAGAGGCTGGAGTACTCCGAGATAGACGAGGTCGTCCTGACGGACACGATCCCGTTGCCTGAGAGCAAGAAATCGGCTAAAATCGTTCAGCTGTCGATCGCCCCTCTTTTCGCCGAGGTCATCCTGAGGATTCACAACGACCGTTCGGTGAGCAGCCTGTTCGATTGA